The Pseudomonas sp. KU26590 genomic sequence GAAACCGGTGCCTACAACGAAGACTGGCCGGACGTGCACATGCAGCCTGAAGAGACGTTGCAAGCGCACATCGACCTGCGCGGCAAATGGCTGCTGCCGATCCACAACGGTACCTTCGACCTGGCGATGCACGCCTGGCACGAGCCGTTCGACCGGATTCTCGCGCTGGCGTGGGACCGCAGCATTTCCATCACCACGCCGGAGATGGGTCAGCCGTTTTATGTGCAGTATCCCAGCCGGGGCGAAGCGTGGTGGCTGAAGGTGGACAAGGCTGCCGAGCCTGCGACCGACCGCTGCCCAAAGCAGCGGGGTGATGGGCGGCAGGCCACCACCCGCGGCTGATTCCGCTATTTCAAGGTTTGGCATCCGTAGAGTCTGCAGGATGCTCCGTTTCCGGTGGTCGCTGCTGTTCACCACCTTGATTGGCTTGCTTGTGTTCCTCGCCGACCTTGCCTGCGTTTTCAGGTTTGTGGTCGAGGTCTTCGCGGTTGGACTCTTTATCAGGCATGGCGCCCTCCGGTGTGCGGCTGAATGAATGACTCTGAAGTGCGTACTTAATCGTCGATCTGTTCGATCTGTTCGATCAGCATCAGCGCTTCATCTTTGAACAACGGTTGTTTCATGCGTTCGGCGAGCATCGCCATGGCCCGTTCGCGCCCACAGCCGACCACGGCCGCCACAACGCCCTGCTTGCAGATCAGTGCCAGGAAATCGAACTGCTCCGGTTCTCCCAGGTAGACGATGTCGTCCCACTTTTCTGCGTGGCCGAGGTAATCCAGGCGCTTTTCAAAGTGGTAGGTCCAGAAATACGGCACGTCGGTGTAATGCCGGTCTTCGCCAAGCATGTTGCCTGCGGCGATGCGCGCCTGCTGCTGTGCAAGGCGCCAGTGCTCGATGCGGCGCGGGCGGTTGTCGAGCGGGAATGTCGCGATGTCGCCCGCGGCCCACAGGTCTTTGCCGGCGCGCATGCCGTCATCGACGGCCAGTGAGCCATCGTCCTCTCGCTCAATACCGTCGATGAAGTGCGTCACCGGGTTCACGCCGACACCCACCAACGCCAGATCCACCTGCAGCCGCTCACCGTTGCTGAGCACGGCTGCCTGCAACACCTGATGGCCATCCCGCTCAATGCCCTCGAAATGACTGACGTCGAGGTGGGTGCGGAACAGCACGCCGTTCTGCTCATGCAACGCCCGCAGTGCCTTGCCGATGCGCTCGCCCAACTGGCCGGCAAACGGCACCTCATGATGGGCCAGAATTGTCACGTTCACGCCCTGTGTGCGCAACGCGGACGTCGCTTCCAGCCCGATAAAGCTGTCGCCGACGATCAGCGCGTGGCTGCCGGGGTGGACCGCCGCAAGAATCCGGCTGGCGTCATCGCGGCTGCGCAGGGTGAGCACTTGCGGCAGATCAGCACCCTCCAGGGACAACGCGCGGGGCTCGCCGCCCGTGGTGACCAGCGCTGCGTCGTAGTCAAAGCGGCGCCCGTCCGCCAGTGTCACGCGCTTGTTGATCACGTCCAGCTTCATCACTTCGCCGTGGACCCGTTCGATACGGTTGCTTTGGTAGAACGCGTCGTCGCGCAGGGCGGGGATCTCATCGGTCCCCATTTCGGCCGACAGCACAAATTTGCTCAGTGCGGTGCGGTCGTAGCCGGGCGCGGCCTCTCGGTCGATGAGCAGCACTTGACCGTTGAAGCCTTTTTCCCTCAGCGCGCAGGCAGCCGCTGTGCCCGCTGCGCCTGCGCCGACGATCACGAAGCAGCGACTGTCTTCGGCCAGCGTCGGCGCGCGAGCGGTGATGGGCTGGTCATCGACGTGCACATGGCCATCGATGAGTTGAACGGGGTAGCGAATAAGGCCATCCAGTGCAGGGGGTTCGCACAGGTGGCCGTCGTCGATGGAAAATTCAGCCTTGTGCCAGGGGCAGATCAGATGGCCGTTGCAGATGGCGCCATCCGTCAAGGGGGCACCGGCGTGGGGGCAGAAGGCTTGAAACGCACGGACTTCATCGCCGTGCAGAACCAGCAGCGCCTTGGTTTCGCCAAACTCGACCTGGAGACCCCGGTCTCGCTGAAGATCGGTCAGGGTGGCGACTCGATGCAGGGGCATGTGCGCTTCCTCGTGGGCTTTTTTATTGGGCTTATGGGCTTCTAGTTGGGAGTCAGCCGTCAGGGGAGAGGTTCAGGGGAATATCGGGTGGTCGGTCGGGCGCTCCGTCCGCTTCAACTGCCAGAGGAACGCCCGAAGTCCGTATTCATTCCACCGCGCCAGGCTATTGCGTCAACTTCAGCCGCTCATGCCAGTCGGCAATCGACTCTTCAGGGAATTCCTCGAACTGCTGGTCATGGGGCCCTGCGGCGACTTCCACCCACGGCGCTTTGGAGTTCAGCAGCAGGTGCGTATGCTCCGGCGGAGTCGGCAACGGCGTGTCGATGGCCGATGCGAAGGGATGAATCAGTTCCGGCCATTCGGGGCTGAACAACCACAGCCCGCTGCCGCACAGCTTGCAGAAATGCCGTTCGGCGCTGCTGATGTGGGTTTGGTGACCCTCATCGTCGCGCATTTTTGCGTGATAGATCGCGATGCTGTCCTTGCCTTTGACGTCGAGGCTTTTCGCGTCGCCGCCCAGGTTGATCGCGTAACCGCCGCCGCCTTGGGTCTTGCGGCAGATCGAGCAGTAACAGCGTTGATAGGGGTAGGGATGGGCGCTCGTCAGGCTGAATTCGACGGCGCCGCAATGGCAGGAACCTTCCAGATGCATGATTCACCTCCGCTTAAATAGGATGTCGGGCTTAAGGGTCTAGACCTCTCAAGCGGGCGGGGTTCGATGTTTTCTCGAACAGGCGTTCGGATTCTTCATGGGGCGGCGGCTCAAGAACCCAGCGGTAATGTCGATAAGCGGTAGTCATACGACGACTTTGCGTCCCGCCCCTACAACAACGAGCCCACCGTTATGAGCCTACGCAACCTGACCATCGCCCGCCGCGCCGGCCTTGGGTTTACCCTGATTTCCCTGTTGGTCGCGTTCTTGGGCTGGTTCGCCTTGAGCCAGATGTCGACGATTCGCGAGAGCGAGGTGGCGGTCGAGAGCAACTGGATGCCGAGCATGCGTCTGGTCAATGACATCCGCGAAGCCATGCTGCGCATCCGCACGATTTCCCTGCGGGTGGCCCTTGACGGCGATCCGAAAAACGTCGGGGTCTACAAAGGTCAGATGGACGCGCGCGCGAAGATCCTCGATGAAAAACTCACCAGCCTCGACACCTTCATCGACACCCCGGAAGAGAAGGTGCTGTACGGCAAATTCCGCGCGACCCTGGCCGATTATCAGCGCGGTCTGACCCAGTCCTTCGTGCTCGCCGAGAGCGGCGACCTCAAGGCGCTGAACCAGCTGCTGCTGGTGGACATGAAAACCGCCGTTGACAACTCCGGCGCGCAGCTGGGCGAACTCGGCGATTTTTATTCCCATCAGGTCGAGCTCGAAGGCGCCGCCGCACAAGCGCAGTACGGCAAGTCCCGAAACGTGGTGCTGGTGTTCGTGCTGATCGCGGCGTTGGCGACGGTTGTGCTGGCGGTATGGTTGACCCGCAGCATCGTGCGTCCGCTGCAGGAAGCGGTTGATGCCGCCGAATACGTCGCCAAGGGCGATCTGACCCACGACATCCGCGTCGAAGGCAACGACGAAGTCACCCGCTTGCAGAGCGCGTTGCAGCAGATGCAGACCAACCTGCGCTCGACCCTGAGCCTGATCGGCAACTCGGCGAGCCAGTTGTCGTCGGCCGCCACCGAACTGAATTCGGTGACCGAAGACAGCCATCGCGGCCTGCACCAGCAGAACGCCGAAATCGAACAGGCCGCCACGGCGGTGAATGAGATGACCTCGGCGGTCGAGGAAGTCGCACGCAACGCGGTGTCGACGTCCCAGGCGTCGAGCGAATCGAACACCGCAGCCCGCGACGGCCAGAGCCGGGTCATCGACACGGTCAATTCGATCCAGACCCTGTCCGGCAACGTGCAACACACCTCGGACCTGGTGCAGACCCTGGCCGATCAGTCCAAGGACATCGGCAAGGTGCTGGACGTGATCCGTTCCATCGCCGAGCAGACTAACCTGCTGGCGCTGAACGCCGCCATCGAAGCAGCACGGGCGGGCGAGTCCGGCCGTGGCTTTGCCGTGGTCGCCGATGAGGTGCGCGCACTGGCCCACCGCACTCAGCAATCAACCCTGGAAATCGACAAGATGGTCACGACCATGCGCAGCGGTTCCACCGAGGCGCTGGAATCGATGTCGGTCAGCCGTTCCCGCGCCACCGAAACACTGGGTCTGGCCCAGGGTGCCGGCGAGTCGCTGAGCCGGATCACCACGTCGATCAACGAAATCTCCGAGCGCAACCTGGTCATCGCCAGCGCCGCCGAAGAGCAGGCGCAAGTCGCCAGGGAAGTGGACCGCAACATCGTCAACATCCGTGACCTGTCGATGCAATCGTCGTCCGGCGCCAACCAGATCAGCGCGTCGAGCAACGAACTGTCCCGGCTGGCAGCGGAGTTGAATCAGGTGGTGACACGCTTTCGGGTCTGATGGCTGGCTTTAAATGCTTCCCGGCTAAAGCCGGTCCTACAGACTGCACGCGGTGTCTAGTAGGACCGGCTTTAGCCGGGAATAGGCCAAGAACGGCACCGTTTCACCTCATTCACTTGCCTGTCGCTGCCCTCGGCTTGCATGATTCGCCCCGACTAATAATTCCTGGCGGGCCGAACCTGCCGACGAGATAGGTGAAGGGCAATGGATGACGTGAATCGCGATTTCAGCAGTTGGCTGCGCTCCCCGGGTCACAAGGCCTGGCTGATGGAGGAGGGCAATCGGCTGCTGGCGTTTGCCAAGGCCTCGAAGCTGCCCCAGGGCTTCGGCAATCTGGATGACTTCGGCCGGCTCCCCGCCGATGCCGTGGCCGAAACCATGAACACCGCCCGCATGACCCACAGCTTTGCCATGGCCCACATCAACGGCATTCCCGGTTGCGCCGCACTGGTCGATCACGGCATCGCGGCGCTGGCCGGGCCGTTGCGCGATGCCGAGCACGGCGGCTGGTTCGCCAAACCGCTGGAGCACAGCGCCGACACCGGCAAAGCCGCCTATCTTCACGCCTTCGTCTCCCTGGCCGCCAGCTCGGCAGTGGTTGCCCGTCGCCCCGGCGCACAGGCGCTGCTGGAACAAGCCATCCACGTGATCACCGGGCACTTCTGGAGCGAGGAAGAAGGCGCCATGCGTGAATCCTTCGACCGCGACTGGAGCACCGAAGAACGCTATCGCGGCGCCAACAGCAACATGCACAGCACCGAAGCGTTTCTCGCCCTGGCCGACGTCACCGGCGATGCGCGCTGGCTGGATCGCGCGCTGAGCATCGTCGAGCGGGTCATTCATCAGCACGCCGCTGGCAATAATCATCAGGTGATCGAGCATTTCACCCTGCAGTGGCAGCCGATTCTCGACTACAACGTCGACAAGCCCGACGACGGTTTTCGCCCCTACGGCACGACACCCGGCCATGCCTTCGAGTGGGCGCGGCTGGTGCTGCACCTGGAAGCGGCGCGGCGCAAGGCCGGTCTGCAGACGCCGAACTGGTTGCTGGAAGACGCGCGAGGATTATTCGAAAACGCTTGCCGCTATGGCTGGGACGTCGATGGCGCGCCGGGGATCGTTTACACCCTAGACTGGGAAAACCGCCCGGTGGTCCGCCATCGCCTGCACTGGACCCACGCCGAAGCGGCCGCAGCCTCCGCCGCACTGCTGCAACGCACCCGCGAGCAGCAATACGAAGACTGGTACCGAACGTTCTGGGAATTCAACGAAACCCTGTTTATCGACCTCCAACACGGCAGCTGGCGCCACGAGCTCAACCCGCAAAACCAGCCCAGCGCCGACATCTGGGCCGGCAAGCCGGACTTGTACCACGCCTATCAGGCGACGCTGCTGCCGGTGTTGCCGCTGGAGCAAAGCCTGGCGACGGCGTTGGCGCACAGGGCGTAGTCGGCAGCTGAGCCAGGGATTGTCGAAATCCACTGTAGGAGCCGGCTTGCTGGCCAATGCGCTGGGTCAGGCTGAATCTATGGCGCTGACAGATCGCATTCGCGGGCAAGCGCGCTCCTACAGTGGATCTCGGCAACGCACACAATCGTCGGGGTATATAGAGTCCGGTAAGAATTACTCATCCGAAGTTGAACAATTGTAGGAGCGCGCTTGCCCGCGATCTGGCGCGAAGCGACAGCAAATCAGGCGACGCCTCTGTGCCTGACTCAACTCGATCAGTAAAGCACTCGCCACCCCATCACACCTTCAACTCAATCCACGTCGGCGCATGGTCACTGGCGTGGGGCAGGTCGCGAACCCAGGCATCCACGCCTGCATTCTTGAGCTTGGGCGCCAGATCTTGGCTCAACAGCAGGTGGTCAATGCGCAGGCCGGAGTTGGTCTTCCAGTGGTTGCGGAAATAATCCCAGAAGGTGTAGATCCGCTCGTCCGGGAATGTCGCGCGCAGGGCGTCGGTCCAGCCCTGGTCCAACAGACGCTCGAAGCAGGCGCGGCTTTCCGGTTGCAGCAACGCATCCTTCAGCCATGAGCGGGTGTTGTAGATGTCGTCATCGGTGGGGATAACGTTGTAGTCCCCGGCCAGCACCACTGGATGCTCGCTCTTGAACAGCGAGTCGGCGTGTTGGATGAAGTGCTCGAACCAGTCCAGTTTGTACTCGAACTTCGGCCCCGGCTGCGGGTTGCCGTTGGGCAGGTACAGGCAGCCGACGATCACCCCCTGCACCGCAGCCTCCAGGTAACGGCTGTGGCTGTCCTTTTCATTGCCCGGCAGACCCCGGCGAATTTCCAGCGGCTCACTGTCCCGAGACAGAATCGCCACGCCGTTCCACGAGGGCTCTCCCTGCCAGATCACGCCGTAGCCGGCCTTGCGGATGTCGTCGGCGGGGAAGGCCGTGTCGGCGGCTTTCAGCTCCTGCAGACAGACGATGTCGGGCGTTTCCTTTTCCAGCCACTGCAACAGAATGGGCAAACGCGCGCGGATGCCGTTGATGTTGAACGTGGCGATTTTCAGCGTGGCCATGGCGTTCCCCTCCAATGAGTGTGAAGGGTTGGAGGCCGCCGGATCGATGAAGATTCCATCGGACTGCGCGCGCCTGATTCTGGCTAAGCGAAGTCAGGCAAAACGTTGCGACACCCGAATCACCTGCCGGGCGATGTAGGCACCGGTGACAATCACGCCGAACAGCCGCAGCGTCTGCATCGCCAATACGAAGCCGACGTCCGAGTGGGTGTCGATGGCAATGATCGCCATGGCATCAAGGCCGCCGGGGCTGGTGGCCAGGTACACCGAGAGAAAGTCCTTGCCCATCATCTCGGCGATGCCCCAGGCCGACAGGGCGCAGAGCAGGATCAGCACCAGGGCGCCGGCAATCATCGCCGGCAGCCGCCGCCAGACGTAGGCGATGGTCACCCGGTCGAAGCGCAGTCCGATGTAACTGCCGATGGCGCCGTAGGCAATCGCCAGCAACCAAGTGGGCAGCGTGATCTGCAGCACGCCGCTCAACTGCAACGCGCCGCCGAGCAGCAAGGGCACCAGCAACGCCCCGGCTGGCAACCGGCTGCCGAGTATCACGCCGACCACGATCACCAGCAGGCTCAGACCCAGATTGAGCAGGTTCATCCCGTGCAGCAGCGCGTCCGTGCTGTGGGCCTGCGAACCGCCGGCATCGGCGCCGATCAGCCGGCTGACCAGCGCGCCGACCACCACCACACACACCACCCGCACGTATTGCATGGTGGCGACAACGCGGGAGTCGGCGCCGTCATCCTCGGCCATCGCGACCATCGCCGACGCCGCGCCGGGCGAAGTCCCCCACGCCGCCGTGCTGCTCTGAATGCCGCCCCAGCGCGCCATGGCGATGCCGACCACCGCGCTCAAGGCGACCGTGAGCACGGTGGTGAAGACCATCACAGGCCACGACTGCATCGCCGCAAGCAGTACGCCGACGGTCATGGAGTGGGCGACCAGCACGCCGACCGTGCCCTGACCGAGGCGGAACACCTGCTTGTTCAGGCGAACGCTGGCCCCGGCGACGCCGAAGCTGATCGCCACCAGCATGGGCCCGAGAAACAGTGCAGCGGGGATGTGGAAATATTTGAACAGTTGGCCGGCGCTACCGGCCATGAGGATGAGCAGCAACCATTGGGTGAGCGGGTGCTGGTGGGCGAGGGCGAACGAGGCGGGGCGTGGCAACGCGGATCTCCAGAGCATTGGCTTTTCCTGATAAGGCGTGACCTGAATGCTTCCATGCCGAGTGCATTTCCAATGCCGGGTAGTATCGACAGCGCAATCGATCAAGTCTATTTTCTAATAATCATGAATTGATAACTTTGGTTGATATATGGACCTGCGTGACCTGACCTATTTCGAAACCATCGCCGAGCTCGGTCATCTGGGGCGCGCGGCGGAAAAACTCAATCGCAGCCAGCCGGCGTTGACCAAAAGCATCCAGCGGCTGGAGGAATCCTTCGGCACCAAGCTGTTCCAGCGCGACGGTCGCAGAATCAAGCTCACACCCGTCGGCGAACTGCTGCAGGCACGGGGCAAGGTGTTGCGGCAAAGCATCGCCCAGACCCAACGCGAGGTGCGGGATTTCGCCAGTGGCGCGGTAGGGGATATCCGCCTGGGCTGTGCGGCGACCATGGCCGAGTACTTGCTGCCGGAACTGACCAGCGCGCTGCTCAAACGCTCGCCGCAGGTCACGCTCAAGCTGGTGATCGGTCAGGACGACATGCTGCGCGAGCAGCTGCGCTCCGGGCATCTGGACATGATCATCTGCGCCCAGCGCAGTGCCGAGGAGGAATTCACCTATTATCCGATCCTGACTGACGAAGCGGTGGTGATCGCCAGCCGCAATCATCCGATCTTCACGGCGCCGTTCGAGATGCGTGACTTGTGTCGCTACCGCTGGGTGTTGCCGCCGTCCGGCGTGTCGTCGCGCATCTGGGTCGACGACGCCTTCGCCCGCCACGACCTGCCGCTGCCGGAAGTGCAGATCGAGTCCAACTCGATTTCCTTGCTGCCCCGGTTGATCGCCCAGACCAGCCTGCTGAGTTTCATCGCCCGGGAGACGCTGGAGTTCGGCAAGAACATGCAGGACCTGCGCGAAGTGCCCCTGGAGCAGACCACCATGACGCGGACCATTTGCGTCATGCTGCGCCGCCAGGGCTACCTGTCGCCTGCCGCCCACGCCATGGTGCAAATGCTGCGCGACGACGGCGGATCCTTCCTCAATTGGTCGTGACCTGTGCTTTTACCCCGTCGGGTGGGTTAGCCTGCGCAGAGACATTCACCTACGGAGCGTCAACGATGCAGGTACAGATGCAGGTACAGACAAGCCAGCCGGACATCCACGCAATGACCTGGTTGGCACACGATGGCGAGCATTTCGGCGGCGACCAGTCGCCCCTCAACGACGCCGATTCCGACGAAGACCGCGACCCCGAGGGCGAGCTGGACCTGAGCGATCTGGATCTGGACGAGTTTGCCGACGCTGACAAGCTGGACATCAGTTCGTCGAACCTGGAATAGGCGAGGGCGTTGGCGATCGCATGACCCTAGTGACGACACCGCAGATGGATCTGCCGTCAGATAACCTGTAGGAGCGACCGGGGTATGGGTTCAGTCAGCGAGATGTGCAGCCAACGCCCCGATCGCTTCTTCGGCCGTCTCGCTGCTGCCGGCCCAGGTACACGCCAGCATCAAGTTACGCGGCAAACCGAAATCCTCTACCTGAAACCCCTGCCCATCGAAGCCGGCCGCGTCATGGGCGATCTGCTCGCGCAACGCGCCATTCGCCGCGAAATACGCCCAGACAGGTTTGCCCAACGCAACGGCCATGCCGACTTCGAAGGCCGTACCTGAATCCGGCTCGGCGCCGCGAAACGCGTTCAGATTGGCCAGCACCGCGTCGCAGCCTTTGATCATCGCGATATTGGCGTTGCAAATGACGGCGGCGGCTTCTTCAGGCATCAGCTCCTCAGGCACTTCGTTATCAAAGGGGTACAAACCCTCCAGACCGTGCCGGTCGCACAGGGCTTTCAAAGCGCGGCCGTGCTCGATGGCGTCGGCGCGAAACACGTCGAAGCCAGCGAGATAAACGAGGGGTTTGCCGGCGGAAGGCATGGCGATCTCCTGAAAATGCGTTGATAGAGTGTAGCGGGTGAGCCGGGCCCTTTGGTCCGCGCCGTTGATCGGGCCGGCGCCATCCTACAGCAGGCAGCGCTGGAATCTGTACGGATAACCAGTATCCTGATCCTCTTCCGTCAGCCTTTACGTGACCGCGCCGTGAGCCTTTCCCCCCTCGACAATCCGTTTTACTACCTGGAAAACTTCCGCCAGGTGCTGAACTGGATCGCCCAGCGCTACGACGATCTGCTCGATGAAGACGAGCGTCGTTTCATCGACGACTTTGGCCAACTGCCGCAACCTGCACAGGCTTTGCTGGTGCGCATGGTCATGCGCAAGGGCACGCTGTTTCGCGCCAGCAAGCTGGATTACGCAGAAATTGGCGATGTCCGACTGGCTGCCGCGCCGTTGCTGGAATCCGGCTGGGTCGACGGCCAGCC encodes the following:
- a CDS encoding FAD-dependent oxidoreductase; translation: MPLHRVATLTDLQRDRGLQVEFGETKALLVLHGDEVRAFQAFCPHAGAPLTDGAICNGHLICPWHKAEFSIDDGHLCEPPALDGLIRYPVQLIDGHVHVDDQPITARAPTLAEDSRCFVIVGAGAAGTAAACALREKGFNGQVLLIDREAAPGYDRTALSKFVLSAEMGTDEIPALRDDAFYQSNRIERVHGEVMKLDVINKRVTLADGRRFDYDAALVTTGGEPRALSLEGADLPQVLTLRSRDDASRILAAVHPGSHALIVGDSFIGLEATSALRTQGVNVTILAHHEVPFAGQLGERIGKALRALHEQNGVLFRTHLDVSHFEGIERDGHQVLQAAVLSNGERLQVDLALVGVGVNPVTHFIDGIEREDDGSLAVDDGMRAGKDLWAAGDIATFPLDNRPRRIEHWRLAQQQARIAAGNMLGEDRHYTDVPYFWTYHFEKRLDYLGHAEKWDDIVYLGEPEQFDFLALICKQGVVAAVVGCGRERAMAMLAERMKQPLFKDEALMLIEQIEQIDD
- a CDS encoding GFA family protein, with the protein product MHLEGSCHCGAVEFSLTSAHPYPYQRCYCSICRKTQGGGGYAINLGGDAKSLDVKGKDSIAIYHAKMRDDEGHQTHISSAERHFCKLCGSGLWLFSPEWPELIHPFASAIDTPLPTPPEHTHLLLNSKAPWVEVAAGPHDQQFEEFPEESIADWHERLKLTQ
- a CDS encoding AGE family epimerase/isomerase, translated to MDDVNRDFSSWLRSPGHKAWLMEEGNRLLAFAKASKLPQGFGNLDDFGRLPADAVAETMNTARMTHSFAMAHINGIPGCAALVDHGIAALAGPLRDAEHGGWFAKPLEHSADTGKAAYLHAFVSLAASSAVVARRPGAQALLEQAIHVITGHFWSEEEGAMRESFDRDWSTEERYRGANSNMHSTEAFLALADVTGDARWLDRALSIVERVIHQHAAGNNHQVIEHFTLQWQPILDYNVDKPDDGFRPYGTTPGHAFEWARLVLHLEAARRKAGLQTPNWLLEDARGLFENACRYGWDVDGAPGIVYTLDWENRPVVRHRLHWTHAEAAAASAALLQRTREQQYEDWYRTFWEFNETLFIDLQHGSWRHELNPQNQPSADIWAGKPDLYHAYQATLLPVLPLEQSLATALAHRA
- a CDS encoding exodeoxyribonuclease III, with the translated sequence MATLKIATFNINGIRARLPILLQWLEKETPDIVCLQELKAADTAFPADDIRKAGYGVIWQGEPSWNGVAILSRDSEPLEIRRGLPGNEKDSHSRYLEAAVQGVIVGCLYLPNGNPQPGPKFEYKLDWFEHFIQHADSLFKSEHPVVLAGDYNVIPTDDDIYNTRSWLKDALLQPESRACFERLLDQGWTDALRATFPDERIYTFWDYFRNHWKTNSGLRIDHLLLSQDLAPKLKNAGVDAWVRDLPHASDHAPTWIELKV
- a CDS encoding AbrB family transcriptional regulator — translated: MLWRSALPRPASFALAHQHPLTQWLLLILMAGSAGQLFKYFHIPAALFLGPMLVAISFGVAGASVRLNKQVFRLGQGTVGVLVAHSMTVGVLLAAMQSWPVMVFTTVLTVALSAVVGIAMARWGGIQSSTAAWGTSPGAASAMVAMAEDDGADSRVVATMQYVRVVCVVVVGALVSRLIGADAGGSQAHSTDALLHGMNLLNLGLSLLVIVVGVILGSRLPAGALLVPLLLGGALQLSGVLQITLPTWLLAIAYGAIGSYIGLRFDRVTIAYVWRRLPAMIAGALVLILLCALSAWGIAEMMGKDFLSVYLATSPGGLDAMAIIAIDTHSDVGFVLAMQTLRLFGVIVTGAYIARQVIRVSQRFA
- a CDS encoding LysR substrate-binding domain-containing protein encodes the protein MDLRDLTYFETIAELGHLGRAAEKLNRSQPALTKSIQRLEESFGTKLFQRDGRRIKLTPVGELLQARGKVLRQSIAQTQREVRDFASGAVGDIRLGCAATMAEYLLPELTSALLKRSPQVTLKLVIGQDDMLREQLRSGHLDMIICAQRSAEEEFTYYPILTDEAVVIASRNHPIFTAPFEMRDLCRYRWVLPPSGVSSRIWVDDAFARHDLPLPEVQIESNSISLLPRLIAQTSLLSFIARETLEFGKNMQDLREVPLEQTTMTRTICVMLRRQGYLSPAAHAMVQMLRDDGGSFLNWS
- a CDS encoding nucleoside 2-deoxyribosyltransferase encodes the protein MPSAGKPLVYLAGFDVFRADAIEHGRALKALCDRHGLEGLYPFDNEVPEELMPEEAAAVICNANIAMIKGCDAVLANLNAFRGAEPDSGTAFEVGMAVALGKPVWAYFAANGALREQIAHDAAGFDGQGFQVEDFGLPRNLMLACTWAGSSETAEEAIGALAAHLAD